The Eurosta solidaginis isolate ZX-2024a chromosome 4, ASM4086904v1, whole genome shotgun sequence genome includes a window with the following:
- the PAPLA1 gene encoding mucin-17 isoform X2 — protein sequence MAEKLKGDTSCPATVNSTHLAATQAVKNPLLSASVTGLTFDDFPNKPLLLPPVAINRDPKPLVTIGSRTDVDTENLDEINLNTTNEETQSTSNSAANIAHIDANANQLWTNVNNQPTDSILSQAASSFSALPSVASSVLSTFSKRISEYSGSNSRERTPTSDNANIASQLDIQPAYLTQQQYHIQPPPPPLIQQHQQQPSTPQQYSLYNNSPQTSSLTSLPTVFASTAVTSVATSESNATTLPTQEPPKLYTPSEVPILPAVSSIPPTSASGQNTYRLAAKKKLYAPIPGLSEQHTVGGFSAPSTLGPLSSTSPLQGYPPLPIQPATPIDPFGYPTQTLSTQFNPYDPNQQTAQSLRQEEKKAGGLFANISNLVPTGVLSNISGLVQTATGSFTPSPNKSTGEELGQQPFYGYQQTPSGSGITPPAQHQSYSTPSVDLNQSAGKFFTPAQISQFPSTPAGVTQFDARQAAPAHIVQQTSHLFSQPSSVPNQAWPPPPTTGFVAAPPKSATPESIKQRPSASTTPITFFDPTKQPSTAGIFGTTEPISATNEGPTSAAAQLTEPSLPPSVVSTVNNPLSLFQPTQSPFSAPPGELASTAAVQQQSNQQPQLTAIQAAASLPAESNTSIFSPQPSVTTNQSHLPPTAVGSTSFRLQKGTRLYKSPLTSAETAPVQVQAGGLIQPLAPPVSFFNPFGSAAPTSQPNPQFSTTVAPEAPTLVPSYFIPQQAESSVGLFAVENQEKEKKVTDIHESHELGTSKHEESQLYVPTTVERNGTSTEPSLLGEDIGALIQQQTIEAILPEVVETTNLGSAEHIPTETASKASNQSETFPKALEELALKEIESEQKSIQHLPTESADSTKHIVQENQEPQVPEQSTELVNTAIGPLKFPKATENPLSELEPKLLLPVSTLQPTSFVQPAEQKQAPPPLPSLFPKPTEGNPLLPPSLQPANTLAKQSQNSNPFRRSVGATPFAPVPKPSNEAQPKLANFFVDALGVPKSGAAEFKLFAPPTPQLFPCEQQPAKAIQSETSPSAPVASTTVSSAAGLFGFVDPTQQLSQLPPVFDQNNTSFPPLPEQIGIAPPALTQESPPTVSELDNEKLSLGIPPPIGFDNLVSALKPVTAAQFGTEPATAPLLPSADITVQSTALPTGIVQVPSSLTSGNSETQHSGVDNSFSNYFNQSESSRNEQQQKLETTKIVAPSISATSPAHFFDTFAQPQVPTHQEEQQQSALKHKYQTQDQTNEDQRLQNFFNNPPQRENNAGIGDLGYDLVHSGLTARNSESLTTISKIVEPPSSSCSEFSEWNNSNVSTRTFPVDIFAKRSTEKILTVVQPQLEVPQSQVPSATAPEIGESVADTNTDSPNTLSALRSYAELPEEISSQLRMANMLIGEKAAASAPPNTLAYLPAVKHWFYKHPNGNNKFVWRPFSHYDSALLETTLNMDNAPNIVAVEGGRYDVNIKERTKAPVYWEGAKMEVRRCSWFYKGTDSKMVPYEEAIADLLENEYKQAVASGEWHKKIVLSMHEQVTFHGPTVIVHFQQQQSSDAWGGTSQTTTRPRVVKRDLDDFIIEQGESQRVDHLLLMVHGIGAACDLKMRSVDEVVDDFRQIAQNLVQSHYKNSTEMGLVGRVEVLPISWYSHLHSDEMGIDEKLRSITLESIPKLRSFTNNTILDVLLYTSPKFCQKIMNRVASSMNEVYNKYRERHPEFNGGVSVSGHSLGSLIVFDLLCHQKAPKDSEENLENPDQLGTSPMDISNDDSNVTSYTMGHAGTGQPFIHYAQLSFQPKKFFALGSPIGMFVTIRGIDNLGLDFRLPTCAGFYNIFHPFDPVAYRVEALVNPDMSGVRPVLIPHHKGRKRMHLELKETMTRVGADLKQRFLETFKTTLESMNFLGVSTRSNREAEENIAQEVDAVLSMQIATEKQLQQIKQSNIEDNQQPSTSQANNETTRTRSDSVSTSHSDSDLVEIDFPLGKLNDSKRIDYVLQEAPLEFINEYIFAMGAHVCYWESEDTILFVMKEIYTGLGISPDNQVPQQTMTIERPSSRNSNTLSPINEKR from the exons aTCCAAAACCACTCGTTACCATTGGAAGTCGAACCGATGTAGACACTGAGAACTTGGACGAAATCAATTTAAATACAACCAACGAAGAAACACAATCAACATCTAACTCTGCGGCCAATATAGCCCACATTGATGCGAATGCCAATCAACTTTGGACTAACGTGAACAATCAGCCAACTGATTCCATACTAAGTCAAGCTGCTTCGTCATTCTCAGCGTTGCCATCAGTGGCATCGAGTGTGCTATCGACCTTCTCTAAGCGCATCTCTGAGTACTCGGGATCCAACAGTCGCGAACGTACACCTACAAGTGATAACGCTAATATAGCATCACAGTTGGATATACAACCAGCTTACTTAACCCAACAGCAATATcatatacaaccaccaccaccaccattgatacaacaacaccaacaacagccgTCCACACCACAACAGTATTCATTATATAATAATAGTCCGCAGACAAGTTCGCTAACATCCTTACCGACTGTGTTTGCCTCAACTGCTGTGACGTCAGTTGCAACTTCAGAAAGCAACGCGACAACCTTGCCTACACAAGAGCCACCCAAACTTTATACGCCCTCAGAGGTGCCAATTTTACCTGCAGTCAGCTCGATTCCTCCAACGTCAGCAAGTGGCCAGAATACCTATCGATTAGCTGCTAAGAAGAAACTTTACGCTCCCATACCTGGGCTGTCAGAGCAGCATACTGTGGGCGGCTTTTCAGCACCATCAACGCTAGGTCCATTAAGCAGTACATCTCCGTTGCAGGGTTATCCACCACTCCCAATACAACCTGCAACTCCAATCGATCCTTTCGGTTATCCAACGCAGACATTATCTACACAATTTAACCCATACGATCCTAATCAACAAACAGCACAGTCGCTTAGGCAAGAGGAAAAGAAAGCTGGTGGTCTTTTTGCGAACATAAGCAATTTGGTACCGACTGGAGTTCTTTCGAATATTTCCGGATTAGTACAGACGGCAACCGGGTCATTTACGCCATCTCCAAACAAGTCAACAGGCGAAGAGTTAGGCCAACAGCCATTCTACGGCTATCAGCAAACACCTTCAGGATCTGGGATCACACCTCCAGCACAACATCAAAGCTATTCTACACCAAGTGTAGATCTTAACCAATCAGCTGGGAAATTCTTTACACCTGCACAAATATCTCAGTTCCCATCCACACCAGCGGGAGTTACGCAGTTTGACGCGCGACAAGCAGCTCCAGCGCATATTGTACAGCAAACGTCGCATTTATTTTCGCAGCCCTCGTCAGTTCCAAATCAAGCTTGGCCACCACCTCCCACCACTGGTTTTGTAGCAGCGCCACCTAAGAGTGCTACGCCCGAGTCCATAAAGCAACGTCCATCCGCATCGACAACTCCGATAACATTTTTTGACCCTACGAAGCAACCATCAACAGCTGGTATCTTTGGTACTACCGAACCAATATCAGCTACCAACGAAGGACCAACATCAGCTGCTGCACAGTTGACAGAGCCGTCGCTTCCGCCGAGTGTGGTATCAACAGTTAATAATCCATTATCATTGTTTCAGCCGACACAGTCTCCATTTTCAGCACCACCAGGGGAACTTGCGTCAACAGCAGCAGTTCAGCAACAATCGAACCAGCAACCACAGCTTACTGCAATACAAGCTGCAGCCAGCTTGCCTGCCGAAAGCAATACAAGTATTTTCTCACCTCAACCTTCTGTGACCACTAATCAATCACATCTACCACCAACTGCTGTCGGCTCAACTTCATTTCGTTTGCAAAAGGGTACACGCCTTTATAAGAGTCCATTGACCTCTGCAGAAACTGCACCGGTACAAGTACAGGCTGGTGGTCTAATACAACCGCTAGCTCCGCCAGTTAGCTTTTTTAATCCCTTTGGCTCAGCTGCGCCTACAAGTCAACCAAATCCTCAGTTTTCCACAACAGTTGCTCCAGAAGCTCCAACATTAGTGCCCAGCTATTTCATACCGCAGCAGGCAGAATCAAGCGTTGGACTTTTTGCCGTTGAAAAtcaagaaaaggaaaagaaagtcaCTGACATTCACGAATCACATGAACTTGGTACTTCAAAGCACGAGGAGTCACAATTATATGTGCCAACTACTGTAGAACGCAACGGAACTTCTACAGAGCCGTCCCTACTAGGCGAAGATATTGGCGCTTTAATTCAACAACAAACGATTGAAGCTATTCTACCTGAAGTTGTTGAAACTACCAATCTTGGATCTGCAGAACACATTCCCACAGAAACAGCGTCTAAAGCTTCGAACCAATCGGAAACCTTTCCCAAAGCTTTGGAAGAACTTGCGTTGAAAGAAATAGAGAGTGAACAAAAAAGTATTCAGCATCTACCGACAGAGTCTGCAGATAGCACTAAACACATCGTACAGGAAAATCAAGAGCCGCAAGTGCCAGAGCAATCTACTGAACTTGTAAATACAGCTATTGGGCCATTGAAATTTCCAAAGGCAACGGAAAATCCACTCTCAGAGCTAGAACCGAAACTCTTGTTACCCGTTTCAACATTGCAGCCTACTTCTTTCGTACAACCGGCTGAGCAGAAGCAAGCACCACCGCCTTTACCATCTTTGTTTCCGAAGCCAACAGAAGGAAACCCATTATTGCCACCGTCGCTGCAACCAGCCAATACCCTTGCGAAACAAAGTCAAAACTCCAATCCCTTTCGTCGAAGCGTTGGTGCTACACCGTTTGCACCGGTTCCAAAGCCGTCTAACGAAGCACAACCTAAATTAGCAAATTTCTTTGTAGACGCTTTGGGCGTACCAAAATCAGGTGCCGCGGAGTTTAAATTATTTGCCCCACCAACACCACAACTTTTCCCGTGTGAACAACAGCCAGCAAAAGCAATCCAGTCAGAAACATCACCTTCAGCTCCTGTAGCTTCTACTACAGTGTCGAGTGCAGCTGGACTCTTCGGGTTTGTTGATCCCACACAACAGTTAAGCCAACTCCCGCCAGTATTTGATCAAAATAACACAAGTTTTCCTCCTCTACCTGAGCAAATCGGTATTGCACCACCGGCACTTACACAGGAGTCACCACCAACCGTATCTGAACTTGACAACGAAAAACTTTCGCTGGGTATCCCACCACCGATCGGCTTTGATAATCTAGTCTCCGCGCTTAAGCCTGTGACAGCAGCGCAGTTCGGTACTGAGCCGGCGACTGCACCATTGCTTCCGTCAGCCGATATTACAGTTCAGAGTACCGCATTGCCGACAGGGATCGTACAAGTACCTTCCAGTTTAACTTCTGGCAACTCTGAAACTCAGCACTCGGGCGTTGATAATTCATTTTCGAATTATTTTAATCAAAGTGAATCGTCACGAAACGAACAGCAACAAAAGctagaaacaacaaaaattgtagcaCCATCAATTTCCGCCACATCGCCAGCTCATTTCTTTGACACTTTTGCACAACCACAAGTGCCAACGCACCAAGAAGAACAGCAACAATCGGCACTAAAACATAAGTACCAAACACAAGATCAAACGAACGAAGATCAACGCTTACAGAACTTCTTTAATAATCCACCACAACGTGAAAATAACGCTGGTATAGGTGATCTTGGATACGATTTGGTCCATAGTGGTCTTACCGCACGTAATTCAGAATCTCTAACAACTATTTCGAAAATAGTAGAGCCGCCATCTTCATCTTGCTCAGAGTTTTCAGAGTGGAATAATAGTAACGTGAGTACACGTACTTTCCCTGTTGACATATTCGCCAAGCGTAGTACAGAGAAAATTTTAACGGTTGTTCAGCCACAACTAGAAGTGCCACAGTCGCAAGTGCCATCAGCAACTGCGCCCGAAATTGGAGAATCTGTAGCAGATACAAATACAGATTCACCTAATACTTTATCGGCTCTAAGAAGTTACGCAGAATTGCCAGAGGAGATTTCAAGTCAACTAAGAATGGCTAATATGCTGATTGGAGAAAAGGCTGCTGCTTCAGCGCCACCAAATACTCTT GCTTACCTACCCGCTGTCAAACATTGGTTCTATAAACATCCGAATGGCAATAATAAATTTGTTTGGAGACCATTCAGTCATTATGATTCTGCTTTGCTTGAGACAACTCTAAATATGG ATAATGCGCCCAATATTGTCGCAGTCGAAGGTGGTCGCTATGATGTGAATATCAAGGAACGCACTAAAGCACCAGTCTATTGGGAGGGCGCTAAAATGGAGGTTAGACGTTGCTCGTGGTTCTATAAGGGAACCGACTCTAAAATGGTACCCTACGAAGAGGCTATTGCCGATCTACTTGAAAATGAATACAAACAAGCAGTGGCGAGTGGGGAATGGCATAAAAAAATCGTATTATCTATGCATGAGCAGGTAACATTCCATGGACCTACAGTTATTGTACACTTTCAACAACAACAATCTAGTGATGCCTGGGGTGGTACATCG CAAACAACAACCCGTCCACGTGTGGTTAAACGCGATTTGGACGATTTCATTATCGAACAGGGTGAATCACAACGTGTCGATCATTTGTTGCTTATGGTACATGGTATTGGTGCGGCGTGTGATTTGAAAATGCGCAGTGTTGATGAAGTTG TTGATGACTTCCGTCAGATCGCTCAAAATCTGGTGCAATCACATTATAAGAATTCAACAGAAATGGGACTGGTTGGACGTGTGGAAGTTCTACCTATTTCATGGTATAGCCATTTACATTCCGATGAAATGGGCATCGATGAAAAGCTTCGTTCAATTACCTTGGAATCAATACCAAAATTACGCAGTTTTACCAATAATACCATACTCGATGTTCTCCTATACACCAGCCCGAAATTTTGTCAAAAAATTATGAACAGAGTGGCATCATCAATGAATGAAGTGTATAATAAATATCGGGAACGTCATCCAGAATTTAATGGTGGTGTTTCCGTATCAGGTCATAGTTTGGGTTCATTGATAGTATTCGATTTACTTTGTCACCAAAAAGCACCGAAAGATAGTGAAGAGAATTTG GAGAATCCCGATCAACTTGGCACAAGTCCCATGGATATCAGCAATGATGATTCAAACGTTACCAGCTACACAATGGGTCATGCTGGTACCGGTCAACCATTCATACATTATGCGCAGCTTAGTTTTCAACCTAAAAAGTTTTTCGCATTAGGATCACCAATTG GTATGTTCGTAACTATACGTGGTATTGATAATCTTGGCTTGGACTTTCGTCTACCCACATGTGCTGGCTTTTACAATATATTCCATCCTTTCGATCCGGTCGCCTATCGTGTTGAAGCTTTGGTTAATCCTGATATGAGTGGTGTGCGACCGGTTTTGATACCACATCATAAAGGACGCAAACGTATGCATTTGGAATTGAAAGAGACCATGACGCGCGTAGGTGCAGATTTGAAGCAACGATTTTTGGAAACTTTCAAAACAACGCTGGAGAGTATGAACTTTTTGGGTGTCTCAACACGAAGTAATCGCGAAGCGGAAGAGAATATAGCACAGGAAGTGGACGCG GTCCTTAGCATGCAAATAGCAACAGAGAAGCAACTGCAACAAATAAAACAATCAAATATCGAAGACAACCAGCAGCCTAGCACATCGCAAGCCAATAACGAAACAACGCGTACACGCTCCGACTCTGTATCAACGTCACATTCTGATTCTGATTTAGTTGAAATTGATTTTCCACTTGGTAAATTGAATGATTCCAAACGTATTGATTATGTCCTACAAGAAGCACCACTCGAATTTATCAATGAATATATATTCGCTATGGGCGCACATGTCTGCTATTG GGAATCTGAGGATACGATACTTTTTGTTATGAAGGAAATTTATACAGGACTTGGCATAAGTCCGGACAATCAAGTGCCACAACAAACAATGACTATAGAGCGACCAAGTTCACGAAATAGCAACACACTTTCACCCATAAATGAAAAAcgctga